The following proteins come from a genomic window of bacterium:
- a CDS encoding glutamine synthetase family protein codes for MTAPTRSADKDFVIHQAKELGVRFIRLWFTDILGFLKSFAISAEELETAMYDGHLFDGSAIEGFARIEESDMFAHPDPTTFCVLPWRPKSGGAVARMFCDIHLPDGTPYTGDPRYVLQKMLKEAAAKGFTYYVGGEFEHYYFRSSDPPLETLDRGGYFDLTPLDVASDLRRETVLNLEAMGIGVEYSHHEVGPSQHEIDLRYGDALTMADNAMTYRLVVKEVAMHHNVYATFMPKPLGDSNGNGMHTHLSLFRGNENAFFDPKKKDGLSDLCLAFIAGLLRHAPELTLVFNQWANSYKRLVPGFEAPLYLSWAHKNRSDLIRIPTLRRGHESDTRIEFRSPDPACNPYLTFACMLAAGLEGVEKGYPPVPPVEENVFELSPEERAKRGIGTLPSDLNEAIKLAEESELLKRVFGEALHRKFIENKKLEWERYRAHVSDYELNTYLPIL; via the coding sequence GTGACAGCGCCCACGAGGTCGGCGGACAAGGATTTCGTCATCCACCAGGCCAAGGAACTCGGGGTCCGGTTTATCCGCCTCTGGTTCACGGACATCCTCGGCTTCCTCAAAAGCTTCGCCATCTCCGCGGAAGAGCTTGAAACGGCCATGTACGACGGCCATCTCTTCGATGGCTCCGCCATCGAGGGTTTCGCGCGGATCGAGGAGAGCGACATGTTCGCCCATCCCGATCCCACCACCTTCTGCGTCCTTCCCTGGCGCCCCAAGTCCGGCGGCGCCGTGGCCCGGATGTTCTGCGACATTCATCTTCCCGACGGCACGCCCTACACGGGCGACCCGCGGTACGTTCTTCAAAAAATGCTGAAAGAAGCGGCCGCCAAGGGCTTCACCTACTACGTCGGTGGAGAGTTCGAACACTACTACTTCCGGTCATCGGACCCGCCCCTGGAAACACTCGACCGCGGCGGCTACTTCGACCTGACACCGCTCGATGTGGCCAGCGATCTGCGACGCGAAACCGTGCTGAACCTTGAGGCCATGGGCATCGGGGTCGAATACAGCCACCACGAAGTCGGCCCGAGCCAGCACGAGATCGACCTTCGCTACGGGGATGCGCTCACCATGGCCGACAACGCCATGACCTACCGGCTCGTCGTCAAGGAAGTGGCCATGCACCACAATGTCTACGCCACCTTCATGCCCAAGCCGCTTGGCGACAGCAACGGGAACGGGATGCACACCCATCTTTCCCTGTTCCGGGGAAACGAAAACGCCTTTTTCGACCCAAAGAAAAAAGACGGGCTCTCCGATCTGTGCCTTGCCTTCATCGCGGGGCTTCTCCGGCATGCCCCCGAGCTGACGCTGGTATTCAACCAGTGGGCAAACAGCTACAAGCGCCTCGTGCCGGGCTTCGAGGCGCCCTTGTACCTCTCCTGGGCCCACAAGAACCGCAGCGATCTCATTCGAATCCCCACCCTGCGGCGGGGCCATGAGTCCGACACCCGCATCGAATTCCGCTCGCCTGACCCGGCCTGCAACCCCTACCTGACCTTCGCGTGCATGCTCGCCGCCGGGCTGGAAGGAGTCGAAAAGGGCTATCCGCCCGTCCCGCCTGTCGAGGAAAATGTTTTCGAATTGAGCCCCGAGGAACGCGCCAAAAGGGGCATCGGGACGCTGCCGAGCGACCTGAACGAGGCCATCAAGCTGGCCGAGGAGAGCGAATTGCTGAAACGGGTATTCGGCGAGGCCCTTCACCGGAAATTCATCGAGAACAAAAAGCTGGAATGGGAACGCTACCGCGCCCATGTTTCCGACTATGAGCTGAACACCTATCTGCCGATTCTTTAG
- the amt gene encoding ammonium transporter, which yields MRTTQRVAATLGLATAFLLLSADAGWTQEAKELTKAVADMRVALDTVWVMVAGFLVFWMHAGFAMLESGLCRAKNTVAILYKNFGVVAVSSLAFWVIGFALMFGDGNAFTGMHGLFLAGADNSPLMGSAYKGVFASLNWTGIPLYAKFFFQLVFAATAATIVSGCVAERIHFSSFMIFSFLLVAILYPIQGHWIWGGGWLGSWGFLDFAGSTVVHSVGGWAGLAGIIVLGPRLGKYDAQGRMTPIPGHNMALVTLGGFILWLGWFGFNPGSTMAADPGAIARIAVTTNLAAAAGVITSSIFSRMFFGKADLSMSVNGALAGLVAITAPCAFVTPAVSVLIGAIAGTLVCLSVPFFDRVRIDDPVGAISVHLVCGVFGTIALGLWGNPGLTGGAAGLFYGGGTGFLFKQIVGVAAVGAFTFVLSLILWYIVRAIVGIRVSPENEYTGLDLAEHGMEAYPKS from the coding sequence ACATGCGGGTGGCCCTGGATACTGTCTGGGTGATGGTGGCCGGGTTTCTCGTGTTCTGGATGCACGCCGGCTTCGCGATGCTGGAGTCGGGCCTGTGCCGAGCCAAGAACACCGTCGCCATCCTGTATAAAAATTTCGGTGTCGTGGCAGTCTCCTCCCTCGCCTTCTGGGTGATCGGCTTCGCCCTCATGTTCGGCGACGGAAACGCCTTTACGGGAATGCACGGTCTTTTCCTCGCCGGGGCGGACAACAGCCCCCTCATGGGAAGCGCCTACAAGGGCGTATTCGCGTCTCTGAACTGGACCGGCATACCGCTTTACGCCAAATTCTTCTTTCAGCTCGTATTTGCGGCCACCGCGGCGACCATCGTCTCGGGCTGCGTCGCCGAGCGGATTCACTTTTCCTCCTTCATGATTTTCAGCTTTCTCCTCGTCGCCATCCTCTACCCCATTCAGGGACACTGGATCTGGGGCGGGGGATGGCTCGGATCATGGGGCTTTCTCGACTTTGCCGGCTCGACCGTCGTCCACTCCGTGGGCGGCTGGGCGGGTCTCGCCGGCATCATTGTCCTCGGACCCCGGCTGGGGAAGTACGACGCACAGGGCAGAATGACGCCCATTCCCGGCCACAACATGGCACTGGTCACGCTGGGCGGCTTCATCCTCTGGCTGGGATGGTTCGGATTCAATCCCGGAAGCACAATGGCGGCCGACCCCGGCGCCATCGCGCGAATCGCCGTCACGACCAATCTCGCCGCCGCCGCCGGCGTTATCACCTCGAGCATTTTCTCGCGAATGTTCTTCGGAAAAGCCGACCTTTCCATGAGCGTCAACGGCGCCCTGGCCGGGCTGGTGGCGATCACCGCCCCCTGCGCCTTCGTGACCCCGGCGGTGTCCGTCCTCATCGGCGCCATCGCGGGCACGCTGGTTTGTCTCTCGGTTCCCTTCTTCGACCGGGTGCGGATCGACGACCCGGTGGGCGCCATATCGGTCCATCTGGTGTGCGGCGTATTCGGGACCATCGCCCTCGGCCTCTGGGGCAACCCGGGACTCACGGGCGGTGCCGCAGGACTCTTCTACGGGGGCGGTACCGGGTTTCTCTTCAAACAAATCGTCGGCGTGGCCGCAGTGGGGGCTTTCACATTCGTCCTTTCACTCATACTGTGGTATATCGTCCGGGCCATCGTCGGAATCCGGGTGTCGCCCGAAAACGAATACACGGGTTTGGACTTGGCCGAGCACGGGATGGAGGCCTACCCCAAAAGCTGA
- a CDS encoding divalent-cation tolerance protein CutA, translating into MGELREGRDFRVVFVTAGAEEEGAKIARALVGEKLAACVNIVPGLRSIYAWKGKIEDDPEVLLIIKTVASNLEALSRRVAELHSYDVPEVVALALDRGRESYLDWLAENCHTSVGE; encoded by the coding sequence TTGGGAGAGCTCAGGGAAGGCCGGGATTTTCGGGTCGTTTTTGTGACGGCGGGCGCGGAGGAAGAGGGTGCCAAGATTGCCCGGGCGCTCGTGGGAGAGAAACTGGCGGCTTGCGTCAATATCGTCCCGGGCCTGCGGAGCATCTACGCCTGGAAGGGGAAGATCGAGGACGATCCGGAGGTGCTGCTGATCATCAAAACCGTGGCCTCGAATCTCGAAGCGCTCTCCCGCCGCGTGGCCGAGCTGCACAGCTACGACGTGCCCGAGGTGGTCGCCCTGGCACTGGACCGGGGCCGCGAAAGCTATCTGGACTGGCTGGCGGAGAATTGCCACACATCGGTTGGTGAGTAG
- a CDS encoding acyl-CoA dehydrogenase family protein encodes MAIATHPNLTDEQAALRSLARDFAEGRLAPGAADRDRTEAFPEGAFLEAARLGLLGVEFPEALGGGGRGISENILVLEELARVDASFSLTVAASSGLAARHICIGGSKAQAERWIPPLLEGGLGAWALTEPDAGSDAAALKCRAAADGGGYVLNGAKMFISQGSRFSTLVVMARTGEGHGGISAFVVEKGDAGRTSRPLKGKLGMRSMDTAEIVFENCRIPGDRLLGRLGGGFAQAMAVIVPGRIGVSGIAAGIGQGALEAAENYALERRAFGKNISDFGAIREMLAESAIDLAASRALTEEAARRWDAGEECEESASMAKLFASEAAVRVCDRAIQIFGGSGYLDDTPVGRFWRDARLMPIGEGTSEIQRVIISKSVLS; translated from the coding sequence ATGGCCATTGCCACACATCCGAATCTGACAGACGAGCAGGCGGCGCTTCGGTCGCTGGCCCGCGATTTTGCCGAGGGGCGTCTCGCCCCGGGCGCCGCCGATCGGGATCGCACGGAAGCGTTCCCGGAGGGGGCCTTCCTCGAGGCCGCCCGTCTGGGGCTGCTGGGGGTTGAGTTTCCCGAGGCGCTCGGGGGGGGCGGCAGGGGGATTTCGGAAAATATTCTGGTGCTGGAGGAGCTTGCGCGCGTGGACGCAAGCTTTTCCCTGACCGTTGCCGCCTCATCGGGTCTGGCGGCGCGCCACATTTGTATCGGGGGGAGTAAAGCGCAGGCAGAGCGGTGGATTCCGCCCCTCCTGGAGGGTGGCCTGGGGGCCTGGGCGCTCACCGAGCCCGACGCGGGGAGCGATGCGGCGGCGCTGAAATGCCGGGCGGCGGCAGACGGGGGGGGCTATGTCTTGAACGGGGCGAAGATGTTCATCTCCCAAGGTTCCCGCTTTTCCACGCTGGTGGTGATGGCGCGGACCGGTGAGGGGCACGGCGGCATCAGCGCCTTTGTCGTGGAAAAAGGGGATGCGGGAAGAACCAGCCGCCCCCTGAAGGGGAAACTCGGGATGCGCTCGATGGACACGGCGGAGATCGTGTTCGAGAATTGCCGCATTCCCGGGGACAGGCTTTTGGGTCGTCTCGGCGGGGGATTCGCCCAGGCCATGGCGGTGATCGTTCCGGGGCGGATCGGGGTTTCCGGCATCGCCGCAGGCATCGGCCAGGGCGCGTTGGAGGCGGCGGAGAACTACGCGCTCGAGCGCCGGGCGTTCGGGAAGAACATCTCGGACTTTGGCGCGATCCGGGAGATGCTGGCCGAGAGCGCGATCGATCTGGCCGCCTCCCGGGCGCTGACGGAAGAGGCGGCGCGCCGGTGGGACGCCGGGGAGGAGTGTGAAGAGAGCGCCTCGATGGCTAAGCTTTTCGCCAGCGAGGCGGCGGTGAGGGTGTGCGATCGCGCCATTCAGATTTTCGGCGGCTCCGGCTATCTGGACGATACTCCGGTGGGGCGCTTCTGGCGGGATGCTCGCTTGATGCCCATCGGCGAGGGGACCAGCGAGATCCAGAGGGTGATAATTTCAAAGTCCGTCTTATCCTGA